The nucleotide window GCTGTTCCTGTCTACCCAGCCTACAAGGCGGTTGGTATCGTCCACCACCCAGACCCAGGAGCACTCACTACAGGCTGACATCGCCGCTTCAACGGGACCATCCACATGCACGAAAACGGCGGGCTTGACGAAGTCAGCGATGCCGATACGCGAAAGACGCTTCAGCGCCCTGTCCGTACCCACGAAATCATGCACGAATTTGTTGGCCGGTCGGGAGAGAATGGTCTCAGGCGTGTCGTGCTGTACCAGCCTCCCGGCCTCCATTATCGCTATGCGGTCTGCGAGCCGGATGGCCTCGTCAAGGTCGTGAGTTACGAGGATGACGGTCTTCCTTAGGTCTTGCTGGATGCGTACGAATTGTGCCTGAAGCCTTTCTCTGGTCAATGGGTCGACAGCGCCGAAAGGCTCGTCCATGAGCAGCATGGGCGGGTCCGCCGCCAGAGCACGCGCGACCCCGATGCGCTGGGCCTCCCCACCGCTGAGCTGGTGGGGGTACTTCCCGACGTACTCCGCATATGGCAGGCCGACCAGTCCCAGGAGTTCCTCAGTCCGCGTCGCGATGCTCTGCTTCTCCCAGTGCAGGAGCTCCGGCACCACGGCAATGTTGGCCGCGACCGTCATGTGTGGAAAGAGCCCGACACTCTGTATTGCATAGCCTATAGACTGGCGCAGTTTCTCCGGCCTGATCCTGCTGGTATCCTCACCGTCTATGAAGATGCTACCTGACGTGGGCTCAATGAGGCGGTTGACCATACGCAACGTGGTAGTTTTCCCGCAGCCGGATGGGCCGATAAGAACACAGACCTCACCCCGGGTCACCTCCAGCGAGAGACCGTCTACCGCTGTGGTTTCGCCGTAACGCTTTATCACCTGTTCCAGGCGTATCATCCCTCTCCTTCACGCAGACCGCGAGGAGTTGCCCATCGCACTGCACCGCGCATCAGAATATCGACGAGTAGGGCCAGGAATATGATCGGAATGGCCCCGACAAGGATGAGATCCGGTGCCTGCTGGCCGACTCCCCGGAATATAAACCAACCCAGCCCGCCAGCACCGATCAGCGCGGCCACGGTGGTCAGGCCAACCGACTGTACCGACGCGGTACGTATCCCCTCGAGGACGAGGGGAGCCGCCAGGGGCACCTCTATTTTACGAAAGACCTGAGCACGGGTCATCCCCATACCCAATCCGGCATCAATTGCTGCCACGTCTACCTGGCGCAGACCCACGTACGTGTTGCGCACTATCGGCAGCAGTGAGTAAATCACGAGGGCAATTACAGCCGGAGTTACTCCGACGCCACGAATCCCGATGTCGCGCAGCCAGGGGACGGCAAAGGACAGGGCAGACAGCGGGGCAATCAGTAGACCAAACAATGCCAGGCTCGGTATCGTCTGAGTGATGTTGGCGAGGAAGAATATCGGCCTTTCCGCGCGCCTGCTCCTGGTTGCCCAGATGCCCAGCAGTATGCCGAAGACCGTACCCACGCTCACACTACCGCCGAAGAGCAGGACATGCTTCTGTAGCTCCTGGAGGAAGCGCTCTTGACGACCGGAGAACTCCTGCAGGACAGACAGTTGGTCAAACCACCCGACCGCCAGAAGCACGATGAAGACTATGACGCCGGTCAACGAAACCAGGTGTCGCCAGAGACGCCGTTCCTGAAGACCCTGCCGGGCGGAGAAAACCACGATATATGCCCCGCCCAGAGTCAACCAGAAACCCGCCCCAAGCGAGACGCGGGCAATCGCGTCCTGCGTCTCGAGAAGTCGGCCGCTTGTACACCCCACAGTGATAAACGTGACTGCAACAATAAGATTGGCAATAGCCCCAAGGCTGACTTTTCTGACTACTTTTCCCGCTACCAGGCTCAGCACAAGACACGTCACCCAGAGCCCGGTCATCGCCAGCATGACGGGCCAGCCGGTACTTTCCCACAGGCAGAAACTGGTTCCCGCAGCGACACGGTTTGGCTTCAGCGTCAGCCATCCGAACAGAAGGGAAACAAGCCCGATCACTGACCCGGTGAGTGCCACACTGTCACGGGTGACCAATCGACGAATCATCTGTTCCT belongs to Dehalococcoidales bacterium and includes:
- a CDS encoding ABC transporter ATP-binding protein — protein: MIRLEQVIKRYGETTAVDGLSLEVTRGEVCVLIGPSGCGKTTTLRMVNRLIEPTSGSIFIDGEDTSRIRPEKLRQSIGYAIQSVGLFPHMTVAANIAVVPELLHWEKQSIATRTEELLGLVGLPYAEYVGKYPHQLSGGEAQRIGVARALAADPPMLLMDEPFGAVDPLTRERLQAQFVRIQQDLRKTVILVTHDLDEAIRLADRIAIMEAGRLVQHDTPETILSRPANKFVHDFVGTDRALKRLSRIGIADFVKPAVFVHVDGPVEAAMSACSECSWVWVVDDTNRLVGWVDRNSLSGASSVRDSVVRGDTEEIAIANTATLREALSRMLGQGLRSIPVIDEGCRLAGQVELGDIEAATSEARD
- a CDS encoding ABC transporter permease translates to MIRRLVTRDSVALTGSVIGLVSLLFGWLTLKPNRVAAGTSFCLWESTGWPVMLAMTGLWVTCLVLSLVAGKVVRKVSLGAIANLIVAVTFITVGCTSGRLLETQDAIARVSLGAGFWLTLGGAYIVVFSARQGLQERRLWRHLVSLTGVIVFIVLLAVGWFDQLSVLQEFSGRQERFLQELQKHVLLFGGSVSVGTVFGILLGIWATRSRRAERPIFFLANITQTIPSLALFGLLIAPLSALSFAVPWLRDIGIRGVGVTPAVIALVIYSLLPIVRNTYVGLRQVDVAAIDAGLGMGMTRAQVFRKIEVPLAAPLVLEGIRTASVQSVGLTTVAALIGAGGLGWFIFRGVGQQAPDLILVGAIPIIFLALLVDILMRGAVRWATPRGLREGEG